Genomic DNA from Ilyobacter polytropus DSM 2926:
TTCTATCCATAACTGTATGAGACTCCATATCCTGTTTTACCTCTTCTATTGATCTCATCTGGTCCTTGGTCTCATTATAAGGAAACCCTTCCTCAAATTCCTCCTGCCAGACTGTATCTTTTGAAAAAGCAAAACCGTTTTTACTCTGTCTTTTTGCCTGGATTTTTATAAGTTCTTTTGCAAACTCCATTATATCCTTTTTCAGTTTTTCTCTTCGTTTTCTGAATCCTCTCCTACCAAGATTGTATATCTCTGGGGTAGAACCCTTTTCACAAATATATTTTTCAATTCTGTTAAGTCCTGTTACCGGTACATACAATTTGTCTTCCCCGGCGTATTTTATGGATAAATAGTCATTTTCATCTATTTTTTCTATACCTAAATATATACCAACACCGTATATATCATGTATTATGTAGTCTCCAGGCCTTATCTGATTAAAATTTGTATATTTTACACTGTCTTTTGCTATATCGGTCCTTCTTATTCTTATACCCTTTAGTTCTCTGTCAGTAAGCACAAGAGTATTGTCATTTAAAAAACCTTCATAATGCTGCTCTTTCAATATTTTTATAGGAGTTCCGAGAAATATCTCTTTATATCTTTTCTCCTCTTCGGTCATAATTATGACTTTCTTTTCAGCAGAAATTTGTTTCACATTTTCATATTCTTGGTAATTTTCACTATCTTCATTCTGAAACCTTATTATATCTGTGCTTATGGTTTTTTCTAAAATATCACTATATTTATCTCTGAGGTCAGACTCATCCTCTCTTTTTCTGAGTATGAGTTCCTCTAGCTTATAATTCATAAGCTCTTTATTTTCCAAATAGATTTCCAGTTCATCAGATACCATGTTTTCAAGTAGTTCAGAGAAGGTTTTTTTTCCAGCTTTATTATTGTTTATGTACACATTTATTTTATCTAAATTTCCCATAGACTTCTGGGTTTCAATGTTAAAATAGCTTATTCTTTCTACTTCATCACCAAAAAACTCTATTCTGACTGGATTTTCACCATTCGGAGGATAGATATCTAAAATATCACCTCTGCGACTGTATTCCCATCTTTTTTCCACAAGGTAATTTTTCCTGAAACCGTTTTTTACGAGTTTTTCCTCTATAGCTTTTAAATCATAGTCCTTTTCTAAGCAAAGTTCTATCTGATCTCCGCTTGCAAAGTAGTCTCTTAATATTCCCTCAAGTGAAACAAGCAGTATCCAGTTATCCCGATTTTCCAATATTTTTAAAAGACCATAATTTATTGTCTGAAACTCCTCATCACTATAGTTAAAGTTCTCTATCTTATAAACTGATTCTTTGGAGTAATCAGAAAGAGTAAAATAATAATCCTCTATATTTTTATTTGAAGAGGATATAAAAACTATTTTTTTATTTCTATTCATAAGAAAAAAGGGAACTGCTCCCCTATACATATTTTCTCTGTTAAATTTCATATCCTTAAACATAAAAAAACCACCTGCACCTATTTTAATCTTTAACTTTAAATTTTACAATTTTTTATAAGTTCATTATTTTAAAATAATTATAAATTATAATATATCTTCAGAAAAAATTTTATAAAAAACAGTTCATCTTAATGTACATTATCATTAATAAAAAAATATATCCAAATTTATTTTGCATATATTCTAATTTTATAAAAATAATCCTTTATAACTTACTAAAATATATATAAGTTTCTTTTTTATTATTGAGAGTATACAAAAAGAGACCAGTTTTTACTGGTCTTTTTTCATTCTTTCAATATGGGCTATAAGAAGAGCTATGTCATGTCCCGTCACTCCACTTATTCTAGTGGCTTCTCCTATAGAAATAGGCTGTACTTCTTCCATGCCGTGCCTTGCTATATTAGATACACCTTTTATTTCAGAAAAATCGAAATCTTCAGGAATTTTAAGACTTTCTAATTTTTTAAATTTTTCAATTTGAGATCTTTCCCTATCGATAAACACCTCATATTTTATTATTGTCTCTATCTGATTTTTTACAAAGTCCGGAAATTCCTGTATATCTGTTATATAAGCCAGATCTTCATAAGATACATTTTTAAATTTGAGTATATCACTGACAGTTACACCTTTTACTACTCTTTGCTTTTCTCCTTTTTTTTCTAGGAGTTCGTTGGCTTTAGATAATGGAACACTTTCCTGCTTAAGTCTTTGTACCTCAAGGTCTATATTTTTTATACAGTTTTCCAAATACTCTATTTTATCCTCTGAAATTATACCTATCTCTCTCGACTTATCTAATAATCTCATAAAGGCATTGTCAAATCTAAGTGTTAACCTATATTCAGCCCTTGACGGCAGTACTCTATAAGGTTCTGGAGTTTTTTTGTGAATTATATCATCTATAAGAACCCCTATATAGGCTTCACTTCTATCTATTATTACTGGGTCTTTTTTATCTACTTTTCTAGCGGCATTTACTCCTGCCATGAATCCCTGAGTTGCAGCCTCTTCATATCCAGAAGTACCGTTTATCTGTCCTGCAAAATATAAATTCCTAACTTTTTTATTTTCAAGGCTTGGATAAAGCTGATATGCGGGAGCATAGTCATATTCTACAGCATAACCATATCTCATTATTTCTGCATTCTCAAGTCCAGCTATTGTTCTCATCATTTTCTCTTGTGCAAATGGAGGCATAGCTGTAGTTAGACCATTTACATAAAGTTCATTTGATTCCATCGACTCCATTTCCAAAAATATCTGGTGATCTTTTTTATCAGGAAAATTCAAAACCTTTCTGTCTAATGAAGGACAGTGTCTCGGACCATGGGTTTTTATCACACCTGTTACTATAGGGGAAAAATGAAGAAGTTCTCTCGCCACATCTATTGTTTTTTCCGTTGTATGAGTCAGCCAAGTAGGAACAGTTCTGTTTTTTTCTTTTTTAGTAAATAACGAGAAGAAGTTTGGATTTTCCTCTCCGTGCATCTCTTTCAGCTTTGAAAAATCAACAGTTCTCTTATCTATTCTAGGAGGGGTTGCTGTCTGGTATCTTTCTAAATCAATACCATTTTTCAAAAGACTTTCAGAAAGCTCTTCTGCAGAGCCTTCTCCTTGTCTGCCTGCAGGATACACAACATCTCCAATTACAACTTTAGCTTTTAAAAATGTCCCTGTAGCCAAAACTACACTCTTTGCTTTATATTCTATTCCTAGGGATGAAATTACTCCTGTTACGTGTCCATCTTCAGTAATAATTTCATCTATTGTCTCTTGAATAACTTCTAATCCAGGTGTATTTTCTATTATCTCTTTCATTTTTACCCTGTACCAATATTTATCTGCCTGACCTCTTGTTATTCTAGCAGCAGGTCCTTTGCTCGTGTTTAGATGCTTTAACTGAAGATTATACCTGTCTGTATGTCTACCTATCTCTCCACCTAAAACATCTATTTCTGCCACAAGATGACTTTTTCCAGGTCCACCTATTGATGGATTGCAAGACATCATTGCTATATTGTCAAGATACATTGTAAACATAGCAGTTTTTTTACCCAGTCTTGCTGATGCAAGGGCAGCTTCACATCCTGCATGACCTCCACCTACAACTATAACATCAAATTCCATCCTGTTCATGTTTGAAATCTCCTTTTTATTATTGTACATGTACATAAATAAAAGGAGTATAATACCCCTTTTATAATAGTTATTAAAAGAAAATTACCGCAGATAAATCTGCGGCAGTTTATTTTCCTACACAAAAATTGCTGAAAACATGATCTAGAAGATCCTCTGTAGATATCTCACCAGTTACCTCAGAAAGTGAATCAAGTGCTTCTTTCAAATCCACTGCCATAAGGTCCATAGGCAATCCCATATTTATCGTTTCCAATATATTTTCCACTGCCTGCTTGGTTTTTTCCAAGGCAGATTTATGTCTCACATTTGTAATTATTAGCTTTTGAGAACTATCCTCTACTTGGCCTGAAATTATATATTTATATATTTCATCCTCCATGTTGGAAATTCCCAAATTCTCAGTTGCAGATATTTCTATCCATTTTCCGACCTTATTTAAAGGAGTCAGATCAAGTTTTCTTTCCATATCTATCTTATTTAAGATACCTATAACTTTATCTGCATTAAGCTGGTCGTGAACTTTGATATCTTCCTCTTCTAATTCCCTAGAACCATCAACCACAAAGAGTACAAGATCAGCTTTATCTATAAGATCTTCTGATTTTTTTACACCTATATTCTCAATAACATCATCAGTAGTCCTTATTCCGGCTGTATCAACTAGTATAAGAGGGATCCCTTTTAGGTTTATAACTTCCTCTATTATATCCCTTGTTGTCCCTGCTATATGAGTGACTATGGCTCTTTCCTCTTTTAATATGGTATTTAAAAGACTGGATTTACCTACATTTGGTTTACCCACTATGGCTGTTTTTACACCCTCTTTTATCATTTTACCCTTATCATAAGAGGCTATCAAGACATCTGAACTTTTGAGAACTTCTAGTAAATTATCCATAAGATTATCAGGTAAAGGATCATCTATACCCTCTTCTGGATAATCTAATACCACATTCACGTGAGCCGCCACATCAAGAATCATTTTTTTTAGTATACCTATCTGATTTTTCAAATCTCCTCTCAGCTGGTTGAGGGAAAGGGATATACTTTTATCTGTCTTTCCGTGAATTATATCCATTACAGCTTCAGCCTGAGTAAGATCTAACCTTCCATTTAAAAAAGCTCTTCTAGTAAACTCACCCTGCTCTGCAATTCTGGCACCTTTTTTCAAAAGAAGTTCCAAAATCTTTTCTGTAATAAGATATCCACCGTGACAGTTGATCTCTACAATATCTTCTCTCGTATAAGTTTTAGGACCTTTCAAAAAAGATACCATAACCTCATCTAAAAGAACTTCTCCATCATAGATATGACCATAATTTATTGTGTGGCTTTTTAGATCTTCTACCTTTTTTTCTGATTTTGCTCTGAATACCTTAGACAATATCTTTATAGAATCGTCTCCGGACATTCTCACTATTCCTATCCCACCCTCGCCTCTAGGGGTCGAAATGGCAGCAATTGTATCAAACATATTATCCTTGCCTCTTCTTTTTTATAACAATGTATCTCTTTGGATCTCTACCCTCACTATAAGTGTCTAAATCCTCATATTTATTTACAATTTCATGAATTATTTTTCTTTCTCTTGGAGGCATTGGATTTAATCTTATTGCTTTATCCGATTTTAATGCTTTTTCAGACATTTTTCTAGCAAGATCTCTCAAAGTATTTGCTCTTTTTTCTTTGAATCCCTCAACATCAACTTCAACCTTCATATTTTTTACCAGGCTGTTTAAAAGATACTCAAAACTATTTAGAGTTTTACCTTTTTTACCTATGATGATTCCATTATCTTCACCATATAGA
This window encodes:
- the mnmE gene encoding tRNA uridine-5-carboxymethylaminomethyl(34) synthesis GTPase MnmE, with the protein product MFDTIAAISTPRGEGGIGIVRMSGDDSIKILSKVFRAKSEKKVEDLKSHTINYGHIYDGEVLLDEVMVSFLKGPKTYTREDIVEINCHGGYLITEKILELLLKKGARIAEQGEFTRRAFLNGRLDLTQAEAVMDIIHGKTDKSISLSLNQLRGDLKNQIGILKKMILDVAAHVNVVLDYPEEGIDDPLPDNLMDNLLEVLKSSDVLIASYDKGKMIKEGVKTAIVGKPNVGKSSLLNTILKEERAIVTHIAGTTRDIIEEVINLKGIPLILVDTAGIRTTDDVIENIGVKKSEDLIDKADLVLFVVDGSRELEEEDIKVHDQLNADKVIGILNKIDMERKLDLTPLNKVGKWIEISATENLGISNMEDEIYKYIISGQVEDSSQKLIITNVRHKSALEKTKQAVENILETINMGLPMDLMAVDLKEALDSLSEVTGEISTEDLLDHVFSNFCVGK
- the mnmG gene encoding tRNA uridine-5-carboxymethylaminomethyl(34) synthesis enzyme MnmG produces the protein MNRMEFDVIVVGGGHAGCEAALASARLGKKTAMFTMYLDNIAMMSCNPSIGGPGKSHLVAEIDVLGGEIGRHTDRYNLQLKHLNTSKGPAARITRGQADKYWYRVKMKEIIENTPGLEVIQETIDEIITEDGHVTGVISSLGIEYKAKSVVLATGTFLKAKVVIGDVVYPAGRQGEGSAEELSESLLKNGIDLERYQTATPPRIDKRTVDFSKLKEMHGEENPNFFSLFTKKEKNRTVPTWLTHTTEKTIDVARELLHFSPIVTGVIKTHGPRHCPSLDRKVLNFPDKKDHQIFLEMESMESNELYVNGLTTAMPPFAQEKMMRTIAGLENAEIMRYGYAVEYDYAPAYQLYPSLENKKVRNLYFAGQINGTSGYEEAATQGFMAGVNAARKVDKKDPVIIDRSEAYIGVLIDDIIHKKTPEPYRVLPSRAEYRLTLRFDNAFMRLLDKSREIGIISEDKIEYLENCIKNIDLEVQRLKQESVPLSKANELLEKKGEKQRVVKGVTVSDILKFKNVSYEDLAYITDIQEFPDFVKNQIETIIKYEVFIDRERSQIEKFKKLESLKIPEDFDFSEIKGVSNIARHGMEEVQPISIGEATRISGVTGHDIALLIAHIERMKKDQ
- the jag gene encoding RNA-binding cell elongation regulator Jag/EloR, which gives rise to MSSVVEIKAMTKEEAIQRALKICEAKIEQVVKVEEKIKSKSFLGFFKKEGLFEIEIKKEKEAESEVVKKAQEILDYMGLNLHMEILKSSDHFVLLNLYGEDNGIIIGKKGKTLNSFEYLLNSLVKNMKVEVDVEGFKEKRANTLRDLARKMSEKALKSDKAIRLNPMPPRERKIIHEIVNKYEDLDTYSEGRDPKRYIVIKKKRQG